The Paramormyrops kingsleyae isolate MSU_618 chromosome 11, PKINGS_0.4, whole genome shotgun sequence genome includes a window with the following:
- the slc24a5 gene encoding sodium/potassium/calcium exchanger 5 — protein sequence MKSTFLHKRKKRREVLFYVLGAIVLLYCSVQLLVRVSVTSAGIHSTRLRRDVENESQCISPISSEFPDGFFTVQERKDGGIVIYFIIIFYMLLAVSIICEDYFLPSLEVISERLGLSQDVAGATFMAAGSSAPELVTAFLGVFVTKGDIGVSTIVGSAVYNLLGICAACGLLTSAVGQLTCWPLFRDCVAYALSVAAVIAIIYDNKVYWYDAACLLLIYSVYVVVLGFDIRISEYFMKKFSPCCHCLTKDQEEQSEQQPLVGWNERGSLLVHSRSRTDSGIFQDDSGYSHLSLSLHGLNEIQEDHRSVFSMPENALKRILWVLSLPTILLLYLTIPDCRKPFWRRCFMITFLMSAVWISAFTYVLVWMVTVVGETLQIPDTVMGLTLLAAGTSIPDTVASVMVAREGKADMAMSNIVGSNVFDMLCLGLPWFIKTVFVDTSSPVEVNSAGLIYTTSTLLLSVVLLFVAVHLNRWRLDWKLGLVCLFLYILFAVLSILYELGIIGNSPIRRCND from the exons ATGAAATCTACTTTTCTACATAAGAGAAAGAAAAGAAGAGAAGTCTTATTTTATGTATTGGGAGCTATTGTACTTTTATATTGTTCGGTCCAGTTATTGGTCAGAGTGTCCGTAACGTCAGCAGGCATACATTCTACAAGATTACGTAGGGATGTCG AAAATGAGTCCCAGTGTATATCTCCAATTTCCTCGGAATTTCCAGATGGTTTTTTCACAGTGCAAGAACGGAAAGATGGTGgcattgtcatttattttataattattttttacatgCTGCTAGCAGTGTCAATAATATGTGAGGATTATTTCTTACCATCGCTTGAAGTTATCAGCGAAC GTCTTGGGCTTTCTCAAGACGTTGCTGGCGCCACTTTTATGGCAGCGGGCAGCTCTGCACCTGAACTAGTTACGGCATTTCTCG GTGTTTTTGTAACAAAGGGAGACATCGGTGTAAGTACCATAGTCGGATCTGCAGTGTATAACCTCCTTGGAATTTGTGCTGCCTGTGGACTTCTAACCTCTGCG GTGGGACAGCTCACCTGCTGGCCATTGTTCAGGGACTGTGTGGCTTATGCCTTAAGCGTCGCAGCTGTTATTGCTATTATCTATGATAACAAGGTTTATTG GTATGACGCCGCCTGCCTACTCCTTATTTATAGTGTGTATGTTGTGGTGCTGGGCTTCGACATTCGCATCAGCGAGTACTTTATGAAGAAGTTCAGCCCTTGCTGTCACTGCCTGACAAAGGACCAGGAGGAGCAGAGTGAGCAGCAGCCGCTTGTCGGCTGGAATGAGCGAGGAAGCCTCCTGGTCCACAGCCGCTCCAGAACTGACAGCGGGATCTTTCAGGATGACTCGGGATATTCCCACCTCTCCCTCAGCCTGCATGGTCTGAACGAAATCCAGGAGG ATCACCGGAGTGTCTTCTCGATGCCAGAAAACGCACTGAAGCGAATCCTGTGGGTGCTGTCATTGCCCACTATCCTGCTGCTTTATTTGACCATACCAGACTGCAGAAAGCCTTTCTGGAGAAGATGCTTCATGATTACATTCTTGATGTCTGCAGTTTGGATCTCGGCCTTCACTTACGTACTGGTGTGGATGGTCACTGTCGTAG gggaaacactgcaaatTCCAGACACAGTGATGGGTCTCACGCTGCTGGCTGCTGGGACGAGCATCCCAGACACAGTCGCCAGTGTTATGGTGGCCAGAGAAG GGAAAGCAGACATGGCCATGTCCAACATTGTAGGATCCAACGTGTTTGACATGCTGTGCCTTGGACTACCATGGTTTATAAAGACAGTGTTTGTGGACACATCGTCCCCCGTGGAAGTCAACAGTGCAGGGCTGATATACACGACCTCCACACTGCTCCTGTCCGTCGTTCTCCTCTTTGTGGCTGTGCATCTGAACAGGTGGAGGCTGGACTGGAAGCTTGGCCTCGTGTGCTTATTTCTGTACATTCTCTTTGCGGTTTTGTCTATCCTCTATGAGCTTGGAATTATTGGCAACAGCCCAATAAGAAGGTGCAACGACTGA